In Nitrosarchaeum koreense MY1, one genomic interval encodes:
- a CDS encoding TatD family hydrolase, translating into MAWLYDSHIHLTDPYYQNDLDYIIRGMENMKIQACCVSMDTITSQKTLELGNKSNLILPFIGIHPERIDDDLELMINLITENQQNISGIGEIGLDPTYVKSDEDNKNQIYFFETFLSLAEKFKKPISIHSRKSLDQIFSIMTSYNTTHALLHWFDGSKKQLQKAMDMGFFVSYGPVTIYANDKQALLSQTLENKILVETDGPVKFSRCFEMKSGQISFIPSVVFCASKVLGKSYDEMAMLLEANTKSFLRI; encoded by the coding sequence ATGGCTTGGCTATATGATTCTCATATTCATTTAACTGATCCATATTATCAAAATGATCTGGATTATATTATTCGGGGCATGGAAAATATGAAAATTCAAGCTTGCTGCGTCTCAATGGATACTATAACATCCCAAAAAACATTGGAGCTTGGAAACAAGAGTAATCTTATCTTGCCCTTTATTGGTATTCATCCTGAACGTATCGATGATGATTTAGAATTAATGATAAATCTAATTACTGAAAACCAACAAAATATTTCAGGTATTGGAGAAATTGGATTAGATCCTACATATGTCAAATCTGATGAAGACAATAAAAACCAAATCTACTTTTTTGAAACCTTTCTATCCCTTGCAGAAAAATTCAAAAAACCAATTTCTATTCATTCTAGAAAAAGTTTAGATCAGATTTTTTCTATAATGACTTCTTATAATACTACACATGCATTACTTCATTGGTTTGATGGAAGTAAAAAGCAGCTTCAAAAAGCAATGGATATGGGTTTTTTTGTTTCATATGGACCTGTAACGATTTATGCCAATGATAAACAAGCACTGTTATCTCAAACACTGGAAAACAAAATTCTAGTTGAAACTGACGGTCCTGTAAAATTCTCAAGGTGTTTTGAAATGAAATCTGGTCAGATTAGTTTCATACCAAGTGTTGTGTTTTGTGCCTCCAAAGTACTTGGTAAATCATATGATGAAATGGCTATGTTATTGGAAGCAAATACCAAATCATTCCTTCGAATATAG
- a CDS encoding histone family protein → MKSSELGISAMYRILKKSGAERVSDESAEELRGIIEELANKIAKSAVDMALHAGRKTIKAEDIKLASKPFI, encoded by the coding sequence ATGAAATCATCAGAATTGGGCATTTCAGCAATGTATAGAATTTTAAAAAAATCAGGTGCGGAGAGGGTTAGTGATGAATCAGCAGAAGAACTACGAGGGATAATTGAAGAATTGGCTAACAAAATTGCAAAAAGTGCAGTAGATATGGCTTTACATGCAGGAAGAAAAACGATTAAAGCCGAAGACATCAAACTTGCATCAAAACCATTTATCTGA
- a CDS encoding cupredoxin domain-containing protein, with the protein MKKKIIPLASIFVIIIVVIGIALIPQNDNYVQTTDDSKPILKADVIMPTKVSRPGCEKTDSCYIPSKISIKSGDSVTWLNEDAAFHSVTSGYYGNQSGLFDSEYLDPEESFTFIFKNPGVYDYFCTLHPWMKGQVIAN; encoded by the coding sequence TTGAAGAAAAAAATAATACCCTTAGCCTCCATTTTTGTGATAATTATAGTGGTAATTGGCATCGCATTAATACCTCAAAATGATAATTACGTTCAAACCACGGACGACTCAAAACCCATACTCAAAGCTGATGTTATCATGCCAACAAAAGTCTCCCGTCCTGGATGTGAAAAAACTGATTCTTGTTACATTCCGTCAAAAATTTCAATAAAATCTGGTGACTCAGTTACATGGTTAAACGAAGATGCAGCATTTCATAGTGTCACTTCTGGTTATTATGGAAATCAAAGTGGACTTTTTGATAGTGAATATTTAGATCCTGAGGAATCTTTTACATTTATTTTCAAAAATCCTGGTGTCTATGATTATTTTTGTACATTACATCCATGGATGAAAGGACAAGTAATTGCTAATTGA
- a CDS encoding AIPR family protein, protein MAQNGNSLLEYIPGSHTLLAHKNSSLPLEGFSENVRVSIQEYAEDSKSEVEKGNNFLQWVLTRVFEATEDDAADAIVDGANDLGIDAYLPVDFSDNTIRLFQSKYGTSHSFEAIAKFKEDAKRLLGKDVSKMRPELAQLVTKIKEKNLKIKCCYVTDQKVEYQDDIIEIIDIEKIVQKLWERIKKPAAGKKSSIKLERMLRHENTILGILKLRELTEFVSKNRDYVFESNIRQWMQFKTTVNKGLRETLQSNPGKFFYYNNGITIVVSDFEELGDNLIELHAPQIVNGAQTSNSILDHSKRTKNMDGSMTVTIIKADDEQEQNNITKYRNSQNSVRGKDLVSLMDFHKSIKSQLKNCGYFYEIQAGSFDTKSKSKQSEYQGDSLYNEYLPDNHKKVIVAKDAIQALVAGIEQRPTEAYSSPAQFLPRGSKYDDVFNDNLKDDYRILLYPYLVKEYAKKTLKYGKQGGHKTKRYATLFYVGVYFRILHKKILETKGDFKSDVRRMEPIFRSFKLNSRILKIADVVVTKFLEDTVVDDEIELANTKHNFFSQHVWNDSMLRVVDKKIRQEEEEILALKKLANNLF, encoded by the coding sequence TTGGCTCAAAACGGAAATAGCTTATTAGAATACATACCAGGTTCCCATACACTTTTAGCTCATAAAAATTCTAGTTTACCATTAGAAGGATTTTCAGAAAATGTAAGAGTAAGCATACAAGAATATGCAGAAGATTCAAAAAGCGAGGTAGAAAAAGGCAATAATTTTCTTCAATGGGTACTTACACGAGTTTTTGAGGCCACAGAAGATGATGCTGCAGATGCAATTGTAGATGGTGCAAATGATCTCGGCATTGATGCATACTTACCAGTAGATTTTTCAGATAATACTATTCGTCTATTTCAATCAAAGTATGGGACTTCACATTCATTTGAAGCAATTGCAAAATTCAAAGAAGATGCAAAACGTTTACTTGGAAAAGATGTTTCAAAAATGAGGCCTGAATTAGCTCAGTTAGTTACAAAGATCAAAGAAAAAAATCTAAAAATAAAATGCTGTTATGTGACAGATCAAAAAGTAGAGTATCAAGATGATATAATTGAAATAATAGATATTGAAAAAATTGTTCAAAAATTATGGGAGCGAATAAAAAAACCGGCTGCTGGAAAAAAATCATCTATTAAATTAGAAAGAATGCTTAGACATGAAAATACAATTTTAGGAATTTTAAAACTAAGAGAATTAACTGAATTTGTTAGCAAAAACAGAGATTATGTGTTTGAATCAAACATAAGACAATGGATGCAATTTAAAACAACAGTAAACAAAGGATTGAGAGAAACACTTCAAAGTAATCCAGGAAAATTTTTTTATTATAACAATGGAATTACAATTGTAGTTAGTGATTTTGAAGAATTAGGAGATAATCTCATAGAACTTCATGCGCCACAAATTGTAAATGGTGCACAGACTTCGAATTCAATTCTTGATCATTCAAAGAGAACAAAAAACATGGATGGTTCTATGACAGTTACAATAATCAAAGCCGATGATGAGCAAGAACAGAACAACATTACAAAATATAGAAATTCACAGAATTCAGTTAGAGGAAAAGATCTTGTATCACTAATGGATTTTCATAAATCTATTAAATCGCAATTAAAAAATTGCGGGTATTTTTATGAGATTCAAGCAGGATCGTTTGATACAAAATCAAAATCAAAACAATCAGAATATCAAGGAGATTCTCTATATAATGAATATCTTCCAGATAATCACAAAAAAGTCATTGTTGCAAAAGATGCCATACAAGCTCTAGTTGCTGGAATCGAACAAAGACCTACAGAAGCATATAGTTCTCCAGCTCAATTTCTTCCGAGAGGAAGTAAGTATGATGATGTGTTCAACGATAATCTAAAAGATGATTATAGAATTTTATTATATCCATATTTAGTAAAAGAATATGCAAAAAAGACATTGAAGTATGGAAAACAAGGAGGTCATAAAACAAAAAGATATGCAACTTTATTTTATGTCGGAGTTTATTTTAGAATTTTACATAAAAAAATTCTAGAAACTAAAGGAGATTTCAAGAGTGATGTGAGAAGAATGGAACCAATATTTCGTAGTTTTAAACTAAATTCTAGAATTCTGAAAATTGCAGATGTGGTTGTGACAAAATTTTTAGAAGATACAGTAGTAGATGATGAAATAGAGTTAGCAAATACAAAACACAATTTCTTCTCACAACATGTATGGAATGATTCAATGCTTAGAGTAGTAGATAAAAAAATAAGGCAAGAGGAAGAAGAAATCTTAGCCTTGAAAAAACTTGCAAATAACTTGTTTTAG
- a CDS encoding winged helix-turn-helix domain-containing protein, translating to MVSYRTSMQIVADLLTVTQQSGQEGIKTTSLLTKANLSHSRLSKFLENLTGSGLINKIEFDNKNTFVITEKGRQYLESYAKFAGIAESFGLEL from the coding sequence ATGGTTTCCTATAGGACAAGCATGCAGATAGTAGCAGATCTTTTGACGGTCACACAGCAATCTGGTCAAGAGGGTATTAAAACAACATCATTACTAACAAAGGCAAATTTATCACATTCTAGATTATCAAAATTCTTAGAAAATTTAACAGGTTCTGGATTAATCAATAAGATAGAATTCGACAATAAGAATACATTTGTAATAACTGAAAAAGGAAGACAGTACTTGGAATCTTATGCAAAGTTTGCAGGCATTGCAGAATCCTTTGGATTAGAACTCTAA
- a CDS encoding phosphomannomutase — protein MKKTVSGIRGIFGDDFNLKDTLYFCNNFSSLIESKKCVIGKDTRPSGMMIKETASAALMKNGVNVYNLETVPTPVVFRESRKYGAGIVITSSHNPLEWNGIKFIIKGRGINEKELPKIIENQEGLMSKIGVEEQITSSYLQDAKELIGQIENQPEIVVDIGGGAAKEFAPNLLRQLGCKVKVINEDLNNCSRGPDPTADNLSDLVAVTSERGIGFAFDLDGDRLVVVRKGEKQTPDVTLGLGVAKALELGYKKFVFSIDTSVSVEKFIKEKGGSVQRSKVGEANVIDLMLKTNAQAGGEGSSGGFILPEFNFCREGILTSGLISSMMGNSKFNEILDFMESYKQLREKIKVDSVFHDRVIDEVSRKLTKEYSEVITQDGIKGIIDEDSWVLIRKSNTEDIIRVSAESNNLDKCKEIVKNTLELVKQCYDSIR, from the coding sequence ATGAAAAAAACAGTTTCTGGGATTAGAGGTATTTTTGGGGATGATTTTAATCTAAAAGACACATTGTATTTTTGCAATAATTTTTCTTCGTTGATTGAATCTAAAAAATGTGTAATAGGTAAAGATACAAGACCATCAGGAATGATGATCAAAGAAACGGCATCAGCAGCATTAATGAAAAATGGAGTTAATGTTTACAATTTAGAAACAGTACCAACTCCAGTAGTTTTTCGAGAATCAAGAAAATATGGGGCAGGAATAGTCATCACATCTTCACATAACCCCCTAGAGTGGAATGGAATAAAATTTATCATTAAGGGAAGGGGGATCAATGAAAAAGAACTACCAAAGATAATTGAAAATCAAGAAGGTTTAATGTCAAAAATAGGTGTTGAGGAGCAAATTACATCATCATATTTACAAGATGCAAAAGAATTGATTGGACAAATAGAGAATCAACCTGAAATAGTTGTAGATATTGGTGGAGGTGCTGCAAAAGAATTCGCTCCAAATTTACTAAGACAGTTAGGATGCAAAGTCAAAGTAATTAACGAAGATCTGAATAATTGTTCAAGAGGTCCTGATCCAACTGCAGATAACTTATCAGATCTTGTAGCTGTAACTTCTGAAAGAGGAATCGGTTTTGCTTTTGATTTAGACGGAGATCGTCTAGTTGTTGTAAGAAAAGGAGAAAAACAAACTCCCGATGTGACTTTAGGGTTGGGAGTAGCAAAAGCATTAGAATTAGGATATAAGAAATTTGTATTTAGCATAGATACAAGTGTTTCAGTTGAAAAATTTATCAAAGAAAAAGGAGGTAGTGTACAGAGATCAAAAGTTGGAGAAGCAAATGTAATAGATTTGATGTTAAAAACAAATGCACAAGCTGGTGGAGAAGGAAGTAGTGGTGGTTTTATCTTACCAGAATTTAATTTTTGTAGAGAAGGAATTCTAACAAGTGGCCTTATTTCTTCAATGATGGGAAATTCAAAATTTAATGAAATATTAGATTTTATGGAGAGCTACAAACAGTTAAGAGAGAAAATCAAAGTAGATTCAGTATTTCATGATAGAGTTATTGATGAAGTGTCCAGAAAACTTACAAAAGAATACTCAGAAGTTATCACTCAAGATGGAATTAAAGGAATTATTGATGAAGATAGTTGGGTTTTGATTAGAAAATCAAATACGGAGGATATCATAAGAGTCTCAGCTGAATCAAACAACTTAGATAAATGTAAGGAAATTGTAAAAAATACATTAGAATTAGTGAAACAATGTTATGACAGCATTAGATGA
- the thiL gene encoding thiamine-phosphate kinase yields MTALDESAIIKNLQKKLGNKKFVSEDVEIFKVGKTKIIVKIDTFVEGTDMPSKMKISDAVRKSIVACVSDFAAKGVRPQYGIISLNLPKTISRSKINEISNGFNHASKEFKFKILGGDTNEGKEMVFTVSLFGTTDNIVKRRGAKIGDIIFATGPFGYTASGLEILLRKKKGKKTFVKKAISSVFRPNPRLDFGVSNKKYFTSTMDSSDGLSTTLNEMASQSNCKFIINNVPDRYEILEFAKSNKIEPNKLVFHGGEEYEFVFTASKKYKAIIEKNATSLKTPIIEIGYVTKGKGVFVQKGGKFSSLKDFGWHHFRK; encoded by the coding sequence ATGACAGCATTAGATGAGTCTGCAATAATAAAAAATTTGCAAAAGAAATTAGGAAATAAAAAATTTGTATCAGAAGATGTAGAGATTTTCAAAGTAGGTAAAACAAAAATCATAGTTAAAATCGACACGTTTGTTGAAGGTACAGATATGCCTTCAAAAATGAAAATTTCTGACGCGGTTAGAAAAAGCATTGTAGCATGTGTTAGTGATTTTGCTGCTAAAGGAGTAAGACCTCAATATGGAATAATTTCGTTGAATTTACCAAAAACGATTTCACGCTCAAAAATTAATGAAATATCAAATGGGTTTAACCATGCTTCCAAGGAATTCAAGTTCAAAATTTTAGGAGGCGATACTAATGAAGGAAAGGAAATGGTATTCACTGTATCCTTATTCGGAACTACAGATAATATAGTGAAAAGAAGAGGAGCCAAAATAGGAGATATCATATTTGCAACTGGTCCTTTTGGTTATACTGCATCAGGCCTAGAGATTTTACTTAGAAAAAAGAAAGGTAAGAAAACTTTTGTCAAAAAGGCAATTAGTTCAGTTTTTAGGCCAAACCCAAGATTAGATTTTGGTGTAAGTAATAAAAAATATTTTACATCTACGATGGATTCCAGTGATGGATTATCTACTACATTAAATGAAATGGCTAGTCAAAGTAATTGTAAATTTATCATAAACAATGTTCCAGATAGATATGAAATATTAGAATTTGCAAAATCAAATAAAATAGAACCTAACAAACTAGTATTTCATGGGGGAGAAGAGTACGAGTTTGTATTTACTGCTTCAAAAAAATATAAGGCAATAATTGAAAAAAATGCCACATCATTAAAGACACCAATTATTGAAATTGGATATGTAACTAAAGGTAAAGGAGTATTTGTTCAGAAAGGAGGAAAATTCAGTTCCTTGAAAGATTTTGGATGGCATCACTTTAGAAAATAG
- a CDS encoding 30S ribosomal protein S11, producing MQTKSRPETKTDGPEKWGIAHIYSSYNNTIIHMTDLTGGETISISSGGVHVNADRYESSPFAAMKAANAVVEVAHTKGFTGFHIRVRAVGGVGSRVPGPGAQAAIRALARGGFKIGRIDDVTPIPHDTTRKKGGKRGRRV from the coding sequence ATTCAAACTAAATCTAGACCAGAAACAAAGACGGATGGTCCTGAAAAATGGGGAATTGCCCATATTTACAGTAGCTATAACAATACAATTATTCACATGACAGATCTAACTGGTGGAGAAACTATCTCTATTAGCTCAGGCGGAGTTCATGTCAATGCTGACAGATACGAATCATCACCTTTTGCTGCAATGAAGGCTGCAAACGCAGTTGTCGAAGTTGCACATACAAAAGGATTCACAGGATTTCACATCAGAGTACGAGCTGTTGGAGGAGTAGGTTCCAGAGTTCCAGGCCCAGGTGCACAAGCTGCAATCAGAGCTTTGGCAAGAGGCGGATTTAAAATTGGAAGAATTGATGATGTAACACCAATTCCTCATGATACCACCAGAAAGAAGGGTGGAAAAAGAGGAAGAAGAGTCTAG
- a CDS encoding DNA-binding protein: MSEDDSELERLKAKRLAEMQQNISTRKKIETPLANSQSKTTKNPRDVLVGRLGFRGLEVLQNAESQFPNDTTMVVEKLAELITSGEITEILDGGKLLALFRSIGLNIRMETKINVEQDGKFVSLSDKLSNKSSDESD; encoded by the coding sequence TTGAGCGAAGACGATTCTGAGCTTGAAAGATTAAAGGCAAAAAGACTTGCAGAAATGCAACAAAATATCTCTACTAGAAAAAAAATAGAAACACCACTTGCCAATTCACAATCTAAAACAACAAAAAATCCTCGAGATGTTCTTGTTGGACGTCTAGGATTCAGAGGTCTTGAAGTATTACAAAATGCAGAATCACAATTTCCAAATGATACTACGATGGTCGTAGAAAAATTAGCTGAATTAATCACATCAGGTGAAATTACTGAAATTCTTGATGGTGGAAAATTATTAGCGCTATTTAGATCAATTGGTCTTAACATTAGAATGGAGACCAAAATTAATGTGGAACAAGACGGAAAATTTGTTTCCTTATCTGATAAATTAAGTAATAAATCATCTGACGAAAGTGATTAG
- a CDS encoding RtcB family protein codes for MSSNTPKKIGENQYLIEADSNLGMKVPVKIYADEALLQKMLSDRTIMQAKNVATIPGIVGHSVVLPDGHEGYGFPVGGVAAMDAEEGMISPGGVGYDINCGVRLLRSNLTEKDVRAKLNELVTDLFSSIPSGVGSKGAVKLSHSQLDEVLVRGVDWAIDNGFGSTHDADVCEENGQIKNADPNKVSDKARKRGAPQLGSLGSGNHFLEVQKVAEIHDEEAAKRMGIKEGTITILIHCGSRGFGHQVCSDYLRISEQSMEKYDITLADRELACVPNTSEEGESYRKAMFAALNFAWSNRQMITHWTRKSFERVFNQSESDLEMNLVYDVAHNIAKVEKHKVDGKERKLVVHRKGATRAFPANREEVPLKYRDLGQPVLVPGSMGTASWILLGKPNSMDLSFGSTAHGAGRTMSRSKARRDFTEDNVRKSLSDKGIFIKALTRDGVVEETPQAYKDVDAVVDVSHNLGIATKVAKLVPIGVIKG; via the coding sequence ATGTCTTCTAATACTCCTAAAAAAATTGGAGAAAATCAGTATCTAATTGAGGCTGACTCTAATCTTGGAATGAAAGTTCCTGTAAAGATCTACGCTGATGAAGCCTTACTCCAAAAAATGTTATCAGATAGAACTATCATGCAGGCAAAAAATGTGGCAACCATACCTGGAATTGTGGGTCATAGTGTAGTTTTACCAGATGGTCATGAAGGATATGGTTTCCCTGTAGGAGGTGTAGCAGCTATGGATGCTGAAGAAGGAATGATTAGCCCAGGGGGAGTGGGTTATGATATTAATTGTGGTGTTAGACTACTCCGCTCAAATTTAACTGAGAAAGATGTTCGAGCAAAACTAAATGAACTTGTAACTGATCTTTTTAGTTCAATCCCATCAGGTGTTGGTTCCAAAGGAGCAGTGAAACTAAGTCATTCACAACTTGATGAAGTTCTTGTACGTGGTGTTGATTGGGCAATTGATAATGGATTTGGTTCAACACATGATGCAGATGTCTGTGAAGAAAATGGACAAATAAAAAATGCTGATCCAAATAAAGTTTCAGATAAGGCAAGAAAAAGAGGTGCACCACAACTAGGAAGCTTGGGCTCTGGAAATCATTTTCTTGAAGTACAAAAAGTAGCTGAAATTCATGATGAAGAAGCTGCAAAAAGAATGGGGATTAAGGAAGGAACAATCACAATTTTAATTCACTGTGGCTCTCGTGGATTTGGTCACCAAGTATGTAGTGATTATTTGAGAATCTCAGAACAATCTATGGAAAAATACGATATTACTTTAGCAGATAGAGAACTTGCATGTGTTCCAAATACATCTGAAGAAGGTGAATCATACCGAAAAGCAATGTTTGCTGCATTAAATTTTGCATGGAGTAATAGACAAATGATTACTCATTGGACAAGAAAATCTTTTGAACGAGTCTTTAATCAATCAGAATCTGATCTTGAGATGAATTTGGTTTATGATGTTGCTCATAATATTGCTAAAGTTGAAAAACATAAAGTTGATGGCAAAGAAAGAAAACTTGTAGTTCATAGAAAAGGTGCTACACGTGCATTTCCTGCAAATCGAGAAGAAGTTCCATTAAAATACAGAGATCTTGGTCAACCTGTTTTAGTTCCAGGTTCAATGGGAACTGCAAGCTGGATATTGCTTGGAAAACCAAATTCAATGGATTTGAGTTTTGGTTCTACCGCTCACGGTGCTGGAAGAACTATGTCTAGATCAAAGGCAAGAAGAGATTTCACAGAAGATAATGTCAGAAAATCTCTAAGCGATAAAGGCATATTTATCAAGGCATTAACGCGTGATGGAGTTGTGGAAGAGACACCTCAAGCATACAAAGATGTTGATGCTGTAGTAGATGTATCTCATAATCTAGGAATAGCCACTAAAGTAGCAAAATTGGTGCCTATAGGTGTGATTAAAGGTTGA
- the purB gene encoding adenylosuccinate lyase produces MAILPIDSGRYGTKEMMDIFSEQKKVNYQLEIEGAAAISQSEIGIIPKSVGKTIYNAAMSGKISVKRIKELEAKSDHDTAALVESLSEKCTKNARPWIHYGLTSNDLVDTSNSMQMRDALKIIEPKVAKMASLLAKRAVQHGKIPAVGRTHGQHASIISFGLKFANWAAEMAKHVERIEEIKKRVLICKTLGVVGTGSLMGAKSLEVQKRVAKRLNLFPAEVTTQIIPRERYAEYVFELALIGATLEKIAIEIRNLQRTEISEVAEQFKKGQMGSSAVPVKRNPIKSERVSSLSKMLRSQIAITFENIPLWHERDLSNSANERFVLPTTAILIDEMLETMIKIVSNLIVNEKRIVENLYITKGQIFAEFVLEALIKKGVPRFVAYRDVQRVAFEANDKGMQYIDAIKKDKAFTAILTDKEIDSIFSPEKHLGASPAIISNVKKSVQKTISKFI; encoded by the coding sequence TTGGCAATTTTACCGATAGATAGTGGACGTTATGGCACTAAAGAAATGATGGATATTTTTAGTGAACAAAAAAAAGTAAATTATCAATTAGAAATTGAAGGAGCAGCTGCGATATCACAAAGCGAGATTGGAATTATTCCAAAATCAGTTGGTAAAACAATTTACAATGCAGCAATGTCAGGAAAAATTTCAGTAAAAAGAATTAAAGAATTAGAAGCAAAAAGTGATCATGATACAGCGGCTTTAGTTGAATCATTGAGCGAAAAATGTACAAAAAATGCAAGACCATGGATTCATTATGGATTAACAAGTAATGATTTGGTAGACACAAGTAATTCTATGCAAATGAGAGATGCGTTAAAAATCATAGAACCAAAAGTTGCAAAAATGGCATCATTGTTAGCAAAAAGAGCAGTTCAACATGGTAAAATCCCAGCAGTGGGTAGAACACATGGTCAACATGCAAGCATAATATCATTTGGATTAAAATTTGCAAATTGGGCAGCAGAAATGGCAAAGCATGTTGAAAGAATTGAAGAGATTAAGAAACGAGTTTTAATTTGCAAAACACTAGGAGTAGTTGGAACAGGATCATTAATGGGTGCAAAATCACTTGAAGTGCAAAAACGAGTTGCAAAACGATTAAACCTATTTCCAGCAGAAGTAACTACACAAATAATTCCCAGAGAGAGATATGCAGAATATGTTTTTGAATTAGCACTTATTGGTGCAACTTTGGAAAAAATTGCAATTGAGATTAGAAATTTACAAAGAACAGAGATAAGCGAAGTTGCTGAACAATTCAAAAAAGGTCAAATGGGCAGTAGTGCAGTTCCAGTAAAGAGAAATCCCATAAAAAGTGAAAGAGTGTCATCATTATCAAAAATGCTACGCAGTCAAATAGCAATTACATTTGAAAATATCCCATTATGGCATGAACGAGATCTTTCAAATTCAGCAAATGAGAGATTTGTACTACCTACAACAGCCATTCTGATAGATGAAATGCTAGAAACCATGATCAAGATAGTTTCAAATCTAATTGTAAATGAGAAGAGAATTGTAGAAAATCTATACATCACAAAAGGGCAAATATTTGCAGAATTTGTTTTAGAGGCATTAATAAAAAAAGGAGTTCCAAGATTTGTTGCATATAGAGATGTGCAAAGAGTTGCATTTGAGGCAAATGACAAAGGAATGCAGTATATTGACGCAATAAAAAAAGATAAAGCTTTCACTGCAATTCTTACAGATAAAGAGATTGATTCTATTTTTTCACCAGAAAAACATCTTGGTGCATCGCCTGCAATAATTAGCAATGTAAAAAAATCAGTTCAAAAAACAATTAGTAAATTTATTTAG
- a CDS encoding asparagine synthase C-terminal domain-containing protein — protein sequence MNEMNKKLLENIKNSISETISTKKIGIAFSGGVDSTLISKICFEMNFDITLLTIGFVDSHDVLFAKEVNSFLRYPHHILEINPETFANITTKIHQIIKTENLSWNENCIAFYYVSKLANSLNLDTVITANGIDELFCGYNAYREAFSGGESQIMEVMNTKLDNELKMMKAVNLIASEFKVQILQPLLSTNFIEYAKTIPISEKIHDSEDLYRKHIIRKLASEIKVPEISCTKRKKALQYGSKIHKALLKTK from the coding sequence ATGAATGAAATGAACAAAAAACTGCTTGAAAATATTAAAAATTCAATTTCTGAAACTATTAGTACAAAGAAAATTGGAATTGCATTTTCTGGTGGTGTTGACAGTACACTGATTTCAAAAATTTGCTTTGAGATGAATTTTGATATTACTTTGTTGACAATTGGATTTGTTGACTCTCATGATGTTTTATTTGCAAAAGAAGTTAATTCGTTTCTAAGGTATCCTCATCATATTTTAGAAATTAATCCTGAAACTTTTGCAAATATTACAACAAAAATTCATCAAATTATAAAGACAGAGAACCTTTCATGGAATGAAAACTGTATTGCATTTTATTATGTTTCTAAACTTGCAAATAGTTTGAATCTTGATACCGTTATCACTGCAAATGGAATTGATGAATTATTTTGTGGGTATAACGCATATAGAGAAGCATTTTCTGGTGGGGAATCACAAATAATGGAAGTAATGAATACAAAATTAGATAATGAACTAAAAATGATGAAGGCTGTAAATTTGATTGCATCTGAATTTAAAGTACAAATTCTTCAGCCATTACTATCTACAAATTTTATAGAGTATGCAAAAACCATTCCAATTTCTGAAAAAATTCATGACTCTGAAGACTTGTATAGGAAACACATTATTAGAAAATTAGCAAGTGAAATCAAAGTGCCTGAAATTTCATGTACAAAACGAAAAAAAGCATTACAATACGGTTCTAAAATTCACAAAGCATTGCTAAAAACTAAATAA
- a CDS encoding 4a-hydroxytetrahydrobiopterin dehydratase has protein sequence MIRLSENDIIEELKNLPGWSVVNKKLHKEFQFGSFNQAFGFMTRAAMEIEKMNHHPEWFNVYNRITIELTTHDAGGITKNDVNLAKILNSLQ, from the coding sequence ATGATACGATTATCAGAAAATGACATCATTGAAGAACTAAAAAATCTACCAGGATGGAGTGTGGTTAACAAAAAACTGCACAAAGAGTTTCAGTTTGGGAGCTTCAATCAAGCTTTTGGTTTTATGACCAGAGCCGCTATGGAGATTGAAAAAATGAATCATCATCCAGAATGGTTTAATGTCTACAATAGGATAACTATAGAATTAACAACTCATGACGCTGGAGGCATTACAAAAAATGATGTCAATCTAGCCAAAATTCTAAATTCATTACAATAG